Below is a genomic region from Salvelinus fontinalis isolate EN_2023a chromosome 2, ASM2944872v1, whole genome shotgun sequence.
atgtgacaaatacaatttgatttgatttagtgaaGTAGAAGTAAAAGTAGGCAAAAATGTAAACAGTAAAGTAAAGGACAGATACCCcaaaagtaaaaatactttaaagtactttacaccactgttgagAGGTGTACGTAGGTATAGGCGTTTTGAAGTGGAACAGCTTGTTTTGTGTACAAATGGTTGTTCTCTGATCAGTCAGTGATTATATGAACAACTTTTTTTGACAAAGTAATTTCTTATGAAAGTAGTGTGTATTATTACCTCCATTCAGGAGGTACATGGGAAATGTGTGTTATGTTTAATTGCCCACATTTTGCATCATCTCCAAATGATTTACTCTCTTTGTGTCAATGAAGAATTGCTTTATTGTTGTCACTTACAGTACCATAGTGGCAACATATTGAGAAAACCTTGATATGGGGTAGGtattgtttgagtgtttgttggtTCAAATAAATGAGACAGTGGTTGAATAATTATTCATTCATGGGCACTTCCTTGTCATATAAGCACTTATTTATAGGATAAATACGTCAATTTTTCACAACTAGGCAATACAATTACACTCACTGATATGAGGGATGATGGTGCTATAAAAGTCGATATCATAAAGAGAACTGATAATAAGTGTGGGCCAATGCAGTATCATTGAAGCAAACTTTTCCTGAATAAAAAAATACTCTTGGAATTGAATAACATATTAAAATGCATTTTTTCGGCAGGACTCTTTTGGAAAGAAACTTACAAGTTTGTCTGAAGTTTGTCCACTGAGAAGGGAACATGCCTTTAAACTACACCTCCCACAATCCCCTCCGCTTAGTCTGACGCGTCAATAACGGAAGTTGTTCCGGTATCTCCGGGCGTCACTAGTTACCCCAGCCAGAATGTCCTAATTATGgctaaaccccgcctatttctacaatttctcttcttaaaatctgGTTTTAAACCTAACACTAACCGTAACCCCActgctaaccttaaccttaaattaCGACCAAAaagctttttattattttttttatgaatatgtacgatatagccaattttgactttgtgactgtggtaGCTAACTAAAGTAATGACAAACGGGATCTCCATTTTAAAGTCAGAATCGCGTTTACGTTCATGAAGATCACTTTGTAATGAAGTGAGTATAAGTGACCGATTATGTGCTGTACATTTTGTATCGACTGCAGCTATTATATAGTTACTCGCGTTGGTGTAATGTTAATAGTGATCATGTGAAGAgatctagctaactaactagccagccaCTAACTTTACCTGGACATCAGTCAACATGGCTAACGTTGTCTTGCTAATAATTTGCTACTGCTACTAATGTTAATGTTATATAAATACACCATACTAACCATAATAGCTGCTAACTAACTAGTCAGATGGTGTGTAGTTACTCATGGGGTAAAAAAAAGCTTGGCCATGGATGGTCAAGAAAAGAGACAGGATCAGCAGAGAGATGATTCTGTATTCTATTGCATgttaaacacaatttttttgtccatctctccctcccaccctgcAGTCCCCTGACCAAAGTGAAGCTGATCAATGAGCTGAATGAGAGAGAGGCCTCACTGGGGGTCAAGGAGACTGTGTCATGGCACTCGGAGTACAAGGACAGCGCCTGGATCTTCATCGGTAAGAGGCTGTGTCAGAGACACCTGTGGGATTGAGTAGAATTGATCCAAACCTTTGTATTACAAATCCACACCATACTAACAGCCAAGGTTGGTGTGTAGTGTACTGGCAGCTCACCAGTTGGGGGCTGAAAATGAGTGGCTTGTTTATTCACAGTTAATGGCTTGCTCTCTAGTCTCTCACCACCAGAGTTATAAGCCTTTTTTTTACCTTAGTGATTCTGTTGTAACCTGCAGGTGGATTTCCTTATGAGCTGACAGAAGGTGACATCGTCTGTGTCTTCTCTCAGTGAGGCCCATACATATACCCTTTCCTCCcatctctccactcactcacattcccctttctctccccctgttctttCTGTCTCTTGTTTATCCAATTGCATGTCTCTTTCCACCCTTATCTACCACTCTTCCCTCTGAACCTTCTTCCTTTTCATTCTGAATAAAAAATTCTGCATTAGATTGAATTATCCTGCTTAATGTGTGTATGCAGGTATGGCGAGATAGCCAACATCAACCTGGTGCGTGATAAGAAGACTGGTAAATCCAAAGGCTTCTGCTTCATCTGCTACGAGGACCAGAGGAGCACAATCCTGGCTGTGGATAACTTAAACGGGATCAAGGTAATGAACAGTAATCACTCCCAGctgaaagagaacaagagagaaatacattttatgagACCAAACCAGTAAACATGCATAAATGAAGGTTAGATGTTCCAAACACTTTTACTGGCAAAATACTTGTAAATTACTGTACCTCATTACATTGTGTtatgatctgtctctctcttgacATCTAGATAAAGGGGCGGACCATCCGAGTGGACCACGTGCTGAACTACCGCCCTCCCAAAGACAATGAGGACATGGACGATATCACCAAGCGCCTGAGGGAGGAGGGCTGTGCCCCTAAACTACCCGACCATTCATCCTCTGAGTCCGAAGAAGAGGAACAGTATGCTGTACCAGTGAAGAAGCCCAAGAAaggtgaggaggggatactactGGAGGCTTAGATGGTACATGTCTGCTGCTTGTCATTCCCAGAGCCGTTTTGACTAAAGTAGACTTTAATTGTAAGGCAAGGACACTGAGTACAGCCAAGTAGTGAAGGATAACTTGGCTGTCAGTGTCTCAAATAGGCGTCTGTCAAGTTCATACCATCTCCTCTTACCTGACCTCACTCTCTTTTCTTTCATTTCCAACCCAgacaagaaagagaagaagaaaaataaaaagGAGAAAAAGGAGAAGAAGGCTCtaaaggaggagaaggagcagagggagaggatggCCCAGACTCCCCCTGGGCCTGCCCTGACAGTGAGGATGAAGCAGGAGAAAGAGGACCTGGGTTATGACAAGTACAGCCAGCGGGGGGCGGCAGAGGAGCGGCTGAGGTCcaggggagagagaccagggccTGGGGCAGAACCACGGAACCCccgagacacacacaggcaggagGACGGAGGGTTCCGAAATCGCCATGGAGAccaacagaacagagagagggataggtccagggaggatgagaagaggagacatgagatgggggagaggagagatggaggactgCAGTTGGAGAGCAAGAGGacaggcagggaggagggagaaagaactagggagagagaaagagagagggacaatgatagaaatagggagagcgagaaagacaggGACAGTGATAGAAATAGGgacagggagcgagagaaagacagggacagTGATAGAAATAGGGACAGGGAGCAAGAGAAAGACCGGGACAGTGATAGAAATAGGGACAGTGATAGGAATAGAGAGCGAGACCAGTCCAGTAAGCACAGAGAAGAACACAGTCGGGAGAGAGACTACAGGAGAAAGTAACAGGAAATACATGCCATGAGAAGATGTCCTATACTGTTTCCACGACAACAGCTTAGTCAACATCAGCAGCAGAGTAAATGGGAACTGGATTTCCAATGGATTGCCACCTTTAAACTGCTGTACACTGTTTAATTTGACTTACTGATTTACTGTTGTAAATAAAAATGACAATTGCTTTTGTAGAGAAGACTTGAGATTTGCTTTCAAACAAGAGTGAGACAGATGCCATATaaataacatttttatttttgtaattaGATTTCAAGTGATAGACACCTAACGCAAGATCGGAGCTTACTCTTGGCTTCAAAAATATAGGTAATTTTGggtgaaaagaaagagagaaataggctCCAAAGATATAACATTGACTGTCCAAAACAACATTACACAACTTATAATTCAGTGAAGAACCAACAAAATTAGAAAATGAATAATTCTAATCAAACAAAGAGTATTTACATGGTATCACTAGCCCATACCTGCTTTACAGGATTTTAACTGTAATTCATCCGTATCACTGAACGTCACGCTAAATTATGTTTAAAAGCCACATCAACATAGTTAATCACCTAGCGAGAGAGAACAAAGCATTGCTACAGAAATATATTCCATGAATAAATTAACTTTGAAAAGGGGAAAAAGAGGTAAAGCATATTGTGCCTGTGATCATCAGCCattaaataaacaatttaatTCCAACCAAGAGGTTAAGCGTGTGAAGGAGCCTGTCGATCGTTGGCATTTGAAACACAGTACATGTAATCAGCTCTTTTAATCTCATCACACAAGGGTTCCAATGAAAATACCAAACTGGGGTACAGAGACTGAGGACGAGCCACCATTTTGTCCTTAGTAGACAGATATGAgttaatctccctctctctgggttaACCGTTCCTTATCCTCTCTAAACTCTCCCAGTGGGGGGCCAGGCAACAGACAGGCCACACTCACTTAATCACTGGGATTTTAGTCACCACCGTTGTCTGGCTGCATGAATAGATCCTCAATGCTATGCTATCCTCTAGTCCAGTTGATGCTATCTGTTAGTTGCCTAGGTGGTGATGTACTAGACAGTTTTTATGAATTCCATGTCTGCGCTTCACTGGTCAGACTGGGCTAGAGGTCAGAGATCAATTTCTGCTATGACCTGGGCCCCAGATGAGCAGACACTTAGCCAGGCTGggaagaaaaggagaggagagcattGCGGTGTcccaaatgtatatattttttagttAGGGACATAATTGCAATTGAAAGGGGAGTTTTGGAGCGTGGAAGTTGGTGCAATTTAGCACTATGTGATGCAATATAGTTGAATATCATGCAAGCATCATATTTAACTGGGTTTTGACCAATTCTCTGTTGagagataataataataaagttCAGGGAGACAACCCAGATATTGACCTTCTGTCTTGGTTTATAAACTCCtccacactatatagcctcaaaggTTTCCTACTGTATAGGAATACATCACACAAGCAGAACAAATATTTTGCCATTACAATTAACAACACTGATACTATCAACCCCCATCATTTCCTGTTTACAAAAAACAAACTTaaagaaatacagaaaataagctCTGATCATAAACTGTAATGATCACATTTCAATCCACAATCTGACACAGATGATGCAGTCCATCCAGAGTTGAAAAGAAGTTGCCAAGAGTATCTATCACAAATAAGAAATTATTATAGAATCCTCACAGGATCTGGCAAGACTCGGGAAGAGAGAAGTATTGGGCCTGCTGTACAAAATATGTATTTGACATGTTTACTATGAATGTACTGAATCTAAAACACTTGGGTTGTATTTCCCTGAGGTATGTCAAGAACGTGTGTATTTTTCAGGGTTGTAGAATGATTATAATGGATTGACAGGTGGATGAAAATGCCTCTGaatgaggtatggtagtaggtgccaggtgcactggtttgagtgtgtcaacgctgctgggtttttcactcaaCAATTTCCTGCGTGCATaaataatggtccaccacccaaaggacatccagccaatttgacacaactgtgggaagcattagagtcaacatgggccagcatccctgtggaacccttgacaccttatagagtccataccccgacaaattgagtctgttctgagggcaaaagggggtccaACTCAATAATAGGAatattgtacactcagtgtacagtggATATCATAAGTATTTCACCACCTTGGatgtcttcacattttattgctttagtgggattaaaatggatttgtaATATTTTGTCAACAGATCGTTGACAAAATATTACAAATCCATACTCTCCATATTACAACAACATACTCTGAAATGCGTAAGTGAGATTTTTACTTTTTACATTtcttaaaatgtaatgaaaaataatatacagtaccttaattagataagtattcaccccgaGTCAATACATGCTAGAAACACTTttgggcagtgattacagctgtgagtcttcttgggttagtctctaagagctcttcacacttggattgtgcaatatttgcccattattcttttcggAAAtgtgtcaagctctgtcaaggtgttggggGTCATAGCTACACAGCAATTCTGAAATCTTGCAatatattttcaagcagatttaagtccaaactttcacttggtcactcaggaacattaacggtcttcttggtaagcaacttcagtatCGATTTGACCTTGTGTTGTAGTTTATTACCCTGCTGAAAGGtgcatttgtctcccagtgtcttgtGGAAAGCAAACTGAAGACTGTTTTCCACTAGGATTTATCCTGAAATATTCCAGTTTTTGCCAATGTCAAGcttacccataccatgatgctgccatacttgaaaataaggaggcagttactcagtgatgtgttgtgttggatttgccccaaacataaggctttgcaattaggccaaaaagtgtattcctttaCCGTGTTTTCTCGCAGTATAACTTTAGTGCTTTGTTGcacacaggatgcatgttttggaatattctgTATATTTATagccttcttttcactttgtcatttaggtcattattgtggagtaactagaatgttgttgatccatcctcagttgctTTCTCCCGTCACCCTCCCATTCTCCTGTAGCAGTTTTAAAATCCCaaatggcctcatggtgacatccctgagcagtttccttcctgtcctccagCTCAGTTCAGAACGACAACtgttgtgtctgggtggtttaatacatcatccacagcataattattcatttgaccatgcttaaagagatattcaatgtttgatttgttattgttactcatctaccaatcactgcccttctttatgaggcttttTATGAGGCTCTCTGGTCTTTGTAAtttaatctgtgcttgaaattcaatacttgactgaggaaCCTTATAGATGTCATATGGACAGACGAAGGTGTAGCCAttaaaaaatgtatgtcaaaTCTATTATTTCACactgagtgagtccatgtaatttTTGTAATTTGTTAAGCCAaaatttactcctgaactaatttagggggtgaatacttatgcaacgacTATATTTGAGTTATAAAATGTTTATTCATTTGTAGAATTATTTTCACTTCGACATTGAGTATTTCATGTAGTATAATGACAGCAAAAAAATCACAATTACAtccatttcaatcccactttgtaaatacatccaagggggatgaatatttATGATACCCACTGTAATGACAGCCTAGGTATTCATTAGCATTTCTAAGACTTGGTTTTCATATGACAGTACCTGCAAAGGATTTCTATATTTCTAACTGCCATCGTATGTTTAAAGTtgctgtccagtgtttccagatttctatgatcTATAAGTAATTACAATATGAATGAAATAGTTTCCCTTCCTAAAAGGTGGACATTATGttaaaaatctgtttttctgtGTTTGAATGATGTGGGGGTATTACCGGTCAATAAAAGTATTCATGACAAGTAaactgctgattggccagctcagccAATGAGACTTCTCAGCCAAAAACCTGACATCCTCCTCTATGatgaaatagcaagcattttttaaacAGTCTGTTTCAGATATatgtttttgaagtgtttttttccctcaaatgtatgctttggccacaatTACAAGTATAGAACgaatcaacaacattatttggctATGAGTGAACAGATGAGCTTTTAAAAAGTGAGATTTTtcctggacagttactttaagttAGATGATAGAATGCTTATGAATGTTGACAGATGTTTTTGTCAGGTAATGGTGATGTAGACCTAAAAGGTGTTTTCAATTTGCAAAGTTGAAACAAATGCACCATGAAATCCTGAAAtctcattttgtggacagtgtCTCTGCCTTAGTTTTCTTTTAACTGATTTGATCTCCTATTGCCCCATTAACAATACATGAATGAAATGCCAAACAGATCATTACGAATGTATGCGTTTGTTTTTTATGACCatgtttttctttctgcttgcatttatgtgtgtattttctgtaaatCAGGGCTAATCTGTGAATGAGAcattggtctcagtatgactccctgattaaataaaggtaaaaataaataaaagactgCAGTTCTCGATGACTCATGGCAACTGATCATGATAACTGACGCAGCATTAAAGGCTTAAAGTCCATCTTAGGAAAATATGACCGTCACAGTTAGCATTTTTTGCTGACATTACAGATAAACCATAGTGATTGCAGAGCTGTGCTTCCCAAAGGACTGTTTTGGCAGAAATGTCTGTCCAGGCAGTGGGTAAAACAGGGACACTGACCACTAGAGCAGAATGTCAGGAAGTTTCAACAGCTCAAAATAACCTCAAAACCTCTGTACAACAGTTGAGTAACCGTGAACACATAAATAGCGCTGAAATTAACAGAATATCCTCATACATCTTTTAGAAAATATTTACATATTTCAAATATTTTTAAGAAAGACGAGAGCAGTGGAGCAGAGGTGATTGGCAGAGGGTGTTTATGGGTATACTGCAGGGGTTTGTGGGCAAGTAGTCGGGATCCCTCCACCCATGCAGGACATCAGGAGAGCGAGCAGGAGAGGACTGTTGGATTACAGACATATCCGTGGTCGACGTCATTAGAGGTATTTCATGGAAAGGTGGGTACTTGTTCGGTTACTATGATGCCGAGGGCGAAGGTACATGGCTAGACTACTATGGGATGCCCATTTTTACCCACTTAGTCACAGGATTTTGCCCCGAAGTCCACTCAAACCGAGAGTCTGTTCAAGACACTAAGGGTTGGTCTGAGTCAGAGTTAGTCCTCAGAGATGCCCTCCCAACGCAGGGCATGCTAGTTAGGATACGTACAAAAGTAAGGCTGTGGTGGGTTGACTGACACAAGAGGAAAACTACCCCCATAATACAGTATATCAGAGCATAAAATAACTGAAGGTAAACTAGGATCAACGATTAAGAGAATTGTAACACATAGGAACAAATAAGAAAATGTGTGTATTTACAAATGCGTGCCTCCTCCATACTGTTCTCTGTTGGTAAGGAGTGTATTCAGAGAAAAACACAGCATATATAATCCCAACCGTGGTGGTACTGTAGTAGTTGCTCCAGAACCTTCTCAGTGCTTTACAAACTTTGACAATAACCTAATCTTCAGGCAAACATTGAGGTattcacaaacgcacacacacaataaaatgtgacttGACTTGTGTCATGAAGTGAACATAATGCTATCTAAAATATGACATGACACCTCGAGACCTTGGGACTATCTGCGCACAGCAGTTCTGAGATATTGAGCATAAAAGCTCACACATCTCAGAACTGTTTTGTAGTGAATTATTCTTTCTTAATTAACATTCATCACATTTGTTAAAGCGTTCCTCAAAATGGCAAATACACTATCCTACAGAGAACTAGTAACATTGTTAAAGCTTAGCTCTGGATGAGTAAACTGATTATGTTCTGGTCTCTGACACAAGGTCAGTAAACTACTTGCTATTAAATCAATAAAATCTGGTAAGTTTATAATTTCAGTGAAATACCCCTTCCATGGAGGTTTTCGTATTGATATAGAACAAGACAAAAACAGTAATGCCTCTCCTAAGTGCCTAAAATATGCTCTACTGCACCTGTATTTATTAGTTTTTACATTAAATTATGGCCATTGTTCTGAAAAAGTGGTGAGAAAAAAAATCGAATTGAAAAAGAGGACCAGAACCTATGATATAATAATCAAGAACTTGGGACTagaaggttctatctgcaaaaatATATTGTTATATGGTTATATGTTAAAATATATATGGAGTATTTTTCAAGTCCCAGATCTCAGAACTGTTTTGTGATGTCTTACTCTTTTATGACTCAATAAGTAT
It encodes:
- the LOC129817042 gene encoding RNA-binding motif protein, X-linked 2-like isoform X1, encoding MNPLTKVKLINELNEREASLGVKETVSWHSEYKDSAWIFIGGFPYELTEGDIVCVFSQYGEIANINLVRDKKTGKSKGFCFICYEDQRSTILAVDNLNGIKIKGRTIRVDHVLNYRPPKDNEDMDDITKRLREEGCAPKLPDHSSSESEEEEQYAVPVKKPKKDKKEKKKNKKEKKEKKALKEEKEQRERMAQTPPGPALTVRMKQEKEDLGYDKYSQRGAAEERLRSRGERPGPGAEPRNPRDTHRQEDGGFRNRHGDQQNRERDRSREDEKRRHEMGERRDGGLQLESKRTGREEGERTRERERERDNDRNRESEKDRDSDRNRDREREKDRDSDRNRDREQEKDRDSDRNRDSDRNRERDQSSKHREEHSRERDYRRK
- the LOC129817042 gene encoding RNA-binding motif protein, X-linked 2-like isoform X2, with protein sequence MALGVQGQRLDLHRYGEIANINLVRDKKTGKSKGFCFICYEDQRSTILAVDNLNGIKIKGRTIRVDHVLNYRPPKDNEDMDDITKRLREEGCAPKLPDHSSSESEEEEQYAVPVKKPKKDKKEKKKNKKEKKEKKALKEEKEQRERMAQTPPGPALTVRMKQEKEDLGYDKYSQRGAAEERLRSRGERPGPGAEPRNPRDTHRQEDGGFRNRHGDQQNRERDRSREDEKRRHEMGERRDGGLQLESKRTGREEGERTRERERERDNDRNRESEKDRDSDRNRDREREKDRDSDRNRDREQEKDRDSDRNRDSDRNRERDQSSKHREEHSRERDYRRK